A window of Schistocerca cancellata isolate TAMUIC-IGC-003103 chromosome 1, iqSchCanc2.1, whole genome shotgun sequence genomic DNA:
ATAGCACTCAGTTGGTTTAGCATCTCATCTAGCCTGTCTGTCTTTTAAGAACGTCCTATTATTACGTGGTTCACCTCTTCTTCTTGTCCAGAAGTACAAAGatgtgaacgttttttttttttttttaaacgatgaTGACTGAATTTCATTTACGCTGTGGTTCTCACTTCTGGTTCGCATAGTAAATTATTTAAACCCCAGGGATTACGTTCGTGACGTGTTAAGGACGGTGGCTGTGCCCCATTTTCGAACtgcgtgacgttatctttcaacaagatagcaCATTACCCCGTGTTGCCTCTGTTATGCTGACTGACCTCGCTACAGAAGATGTTGAACTCTCACTCTGGAAAAATTATTCTTCAGAGCTCtcccccactgaaaacatctgctaatgggttgccgagagactggcGCGCCACCAGTTACTGGCCACTGCGGATGATGACCTTTACCATAGAGTTGAATCAATAAGGAGCAACTTATCTGTGTCTGCCattcaagctcagttcgactcaagTGCCAGCCGGGTTAGGGCCAACGTACTAAATTTCGAACCAAGCATACCTTCAAACTACCTACAGGTTTAATCGTGTATATTTTACCGGCACAATGAGTAAAATATTGTTACTTGCTATTTTTCGAGGTCTTGCAATACTAATGGACAGCAAATTAGTTCTTAATGTATTGCAGGCTTGTTTCTGGAAAAAGAGGTACGAATATTTGTCCTAAGTGTTCAAATGTCCAAATGCGTCTGAAatcctatgcgacttaactgctaaggtcatctgtcctaagcttacacactaagtaaccttaaggggctccggaacgccctatacctgcaatgttaaaataacgcttataaattacatctttcctcacaaagtatttgaggtaggaagttgaactttttacagattatttattggaatatgggctacaacttaacacagggattttacaaaattttagttcagttattaaagatgatttttttcaattgtaatgaaaattcacaacattttttttgcaattttttatttatatattcaaaaatatacagttttttggaaaaaggctgtgttaatttatgtagaaggtactgtgtaacatttactgaaagtttgaaacaaatatgtttggaagatccttagaaaacatgtaattagtatgagaaaataaaagttttgggaatcgagcgacaaagattggattaactttttagtgcattccaggtccataggatggattatcttcatcctctgcaaactcctcctccagcttcctcttgttcttcctcctgtttactcttgcttgtatttctagactctttacagccctgtctgcagcccgaaggcgttccttgtctaaagcaagcatcgctcgtaccatgttagaacctatcttcattcccatatttctaaataccttgcaccttacaatgttgccatcattgaaagtcgcaacagcatcatacacaccaaagtgaagtgtttctattccaacaaataatagtcttggggattctcgaccatataacactatttacactttcattggggttttgagtttttccgtgaatacactttttcaacagttcaggtgctgctaagtctctgaaaataggttagccacaacacatactttatctcacatcactaaaatgtacctgatgaacacggacgttaataataacaccatttgacagcagtttaacagcgccacagtgggtcacgcccatgtagaacacatttcaaaaaaaaattaaaaatagttgtagtctacggaattgaataaattatatatctattaaaaggtaatagtctgcagattcagaaaacgcaaaaaagtaaaaattgaacttttcatgattttgagcctttccggagccccttaattatcctaaggacaaacacccatgcccgagggaggactcgaacctcaaccgggatcagccgcacagtccatgactgtcctAAGTGAGCACGCTTATTCTCTTGCGTTGGGCTAATTCTTTGTTTAATTGTGGGCTAATGCTGGGATGAGACGATGCGCCCTCGACTGGTGTGGTGATGTCCGCCGTTGTGTGCGCAGGCGCAGTGGCAGAAGAACGGCGGCCGGTGCGGGGAATGCGGCGACGACTACTCGCTGGAGAGGCCGCGCCCGCAGGAGAACGGCGGCGAGTTCGGCCTGGCCGTCATCGCAGCCACGTGAGTCACTCATTTTACTCGTGTACTGTTGCTACACGTGCAGGCCTGGCATCGTGTTGACAGTTCGTCGTGGCACCTTTGTATGGGACTTTTGGTCTATGATTGCTTAAAACACTGCTACACCGTTTACGACACAGTCGTCGTCAACAAACGATAGTGCTGTAGACATTGGCGAAAGCATTTGCGTATTCCGTTTTGTGTTGTGCGTTCTTCGTAGTTTTCTTTTCCTATTTTGcaatgagtgaagagactaatcctggtCCACAATGGAGTTCGAGTGCGGTCCTAGCAGCACCAGAAGGGTTACGCGATCCAAATGATCATTACGTCGGTTCTGCTTTCGCAGGAGCTCAGAAAACGGACGTAGGTTGCCAGCGGAAGGCGAGCCTTGTTACCCCGCTCCGGTCTCCTCCCCTCAGAAAGTACAAGTTCTCGTTTGTTTACGCTGCGACCTAGAATCTAAAGCTGACTATAACATGTTTTTGTTAATAATAAGTAAGTACAATGAACAAGAAACTAATCATTCCCAGGAGAGACCACGCCAATGCAGCCTCTAACCTTTGTAATGGCTTTAATTGAGCGAGAAAGAAAGTCCTTATGTGACGTATGCcaaatccagctgaagccactcgtgGGGTGATTGGAGCTGCCAAATTGTGGGCATGTTGGTTGCTAAGCTTCACCAGCTATTCCAGATAGTCTCAGGCGTTGGCTACGGAATTATAGCCGGGTCAGCCGATGTGCTACAGAGTGTCCGAGTGTTCGTTAAACCAAGGACGTATGTGTGCAACCTTGTGATCATGGCTGCTGGCGTCTTGGAAGACGGGAGGGTCCACAGCATAATCATAAtgaagattgtaagtaggctgcttaggtttttatgttggtaacgccacgtagcgttctgtatgaaaattactgactgcgctgtgtgcagtctggggctggTTTGCTttcttggaatattcgctattgtactgttgggcagttggatgtgaacagcgcgtagcgttgcccagttgaaggtgagccgccagcagtggtggatgtggggagatggcagaatttttagagcggacgatctggaaattgaaataagaacaccgtgaattcattgtcccaggaaggggaaactttattgacacattcctggggtcagatacatcacatgatcacactgacagaaccacaggcacatagacacaggcaacagagcatgcacaatgtcggcactagtacagtgtatatccacctttcgcagcaatgcaggctgctattctcccatggagacgatcgtagagatgctggatgtagtcctgtggaacggcttgccatgccatttccacctggcgcctcagttggaccagcgttcgtgctggacgtgcagaccgcgtgagacgacgcttcatccagtcccaaacatgctcaatgggggacagatccggagatcttgctggccagggtagttgacttacaccttctagagcacgttgggtggcacgggatacatgcttacgtgcattgtcctgttggaacagcaagttcccttgccggtctaggaatggtagaacgatgggttcgatgacggtttggatgtaccgtgcactattcagtgtcccctcgacgatcaccagtggtgtacggccagcgtaggagatcgctccccacaccatgatgccgggtgttggccctgtgtgcctcggtcgtatgcagtcctgattgtggcgctcacctgcacggcgccaaacacgcatacgaccatcattggcaccaaggcagaagcgactctcatcgctgaagacgacacgtctccattcgtccctccattcacgcctgtcgcgacaccactggaggcgggctgcacgatgttggggcgtgagcggaagacggcctaacggtgtgcgggaccgtagcccagcttcatggagacggttgcgaatggtcctcgccgataccccaggagcaacagtgtccctaatttgctgggaagtggcggtgcggtcccctacggcactgcgtaggatactacggtcttggcgtgcatccgtgcgtcgctgcggtccggtcccaggtcgacgggcacgtgcaccttccgccgaccactggcgacaacatcgatgtactgtggagacctcacgccccacgtgttgagcaattcggcggtacgtccacccggcctcccgcatgcccactatacgccctcgctcaaagtccgtcagctgcacatacggttcacgtccacgctgttgcggcatgctaccagtgttaaagactgcgatggaactcagtatgccacggcaaactggctgacactgacggcggcggtgcacaaatgctgcgcagctagcgccattcgacggccaacaccgcggttcctggtgtgtccgctgtgccgtgcgtgtgatcattgcttgtacagccctctcgctgtgtccggagcaagtatggtgggtctgacacaccggtgtcaatgtgttcttttttccatttccaggagtgtattatgacttttgaacattattaaggtaaatacattgtttgttttctgtcaaaatctttcatttgctaactatgcctatcagtagttagtgccttctgtagttagaatcttttatttagctggcagtattggcgctcgctgtattgcagtagtttgagtaacgaagatttttgtgaggtaagtgattcatgaaaggtattgttagttagggccattcttttgtagggattattgaaagtcagattgcgttgcgctaaaaatattgtgtgtcagtttagtgatgatcagaataagtaaagagagaaatgtctgagtacgttcagttttggtcaactgtttgaaaatcaaataacgtgggGGTTTACCagaacagtaattcataaatttttctaaggggaggtttcaagatGTAGTTCAGAGGACAACACTTTGTCACCGAGAACGTTGAAATAAACAGCCTGCTTCATTTTATCGGTAATTTGAATGAGCTGGTCCGAATCACTATACGAAAAACATCTTCAAAACATCACATAACCATACACGACCAaaactacactctccatacaccgtgGGTAAAGCACCTGATCGGGATCTCGATGCAATCGACGCGTCGCATCATCTGAAAAGAGGCGAATCGCGAATCGGGACACACTACAACCCTCTAGTTAGCTACTGTCCATTTCCTAAGCTGTCTGGCCCACTGAAAACATATCGGTGCACTTGCCGCTGTGGCAACGCCATTTTGCGAGGTACCCGACGCCAAAAGTCCACAGCATGCAGTTTCTTCGCAATGTTCGCCTGTATTCACCAACAGCTGCAATTCCTGTAGGGCTGGGAACAGATTCTCATTGACAATGCGTAATATTCGTCTCCGGTCCCTGTCGGGTGGGATCCATTTACGGTCACTGTTCCCTTTCGCAAGTTATTCACCCTGTCCGCGTTGATGCACCAAAGATCTAGCAACTCCATCCCATACAGTCGGCTGGCACACACGTTGATGCACCAAAGATCTAGCAATTCCATCCCATACAGTCGGCCGGCAGACACACACAACACGTCACTAAGAAGACTTGTCATTGGTGGATGTACCAGTTCTACACGATCTACAGAACTCCAAAGCGATCACTGTGCTCTTttaacatgatcaatgttttctttCATGAacatattattctttaattttatttagaaACTTTTTTGGAGAAATAATATTTCCAGAAATGTCACAAGTTACTGAAATAGTATCACTCACTAACTAAATTGgtcaatctctgttgatccattgtggataaAGGACAGCAACCGATCAAACTTTTGCAACGAAAAACACGCAACTAGTAGGAAGTTTAGAGAACGTactttatttagacaaccagtttcggcatctcaataaTCCCATCTTCAGGCCTTTATGCACTCCATGTACAGACAATCAGATGTATCTATACTTGCAAAACTGGAGCTATCAGTATTCGGATTCCATGAATTTGTTTTTGGAGTGTTTACTTCGAAGACTTGATCCTGGAGTGCACAGAGGCCTGAAAGTTGGATTATTGAGATGCGGAAGCtgattgtctaaataaaataacttctcaaaagatCCAGCTGGTTGGCGATTGTCCTTGGTAAAAATTTATAAATGTACTTTCTTAAATTTCACTAATTATGACCCCTGTCCTTCCTTAGCTGCATTGTAGATTCATAGCTTTACAGTCTACGAGCTAGCGTAGCGTTTCTAGAATCCGGAAGACATTGTTCAGTTTAAAGAGTCAACATCTCGGAATTTGGGGTACAGAGACATGTCACTGAGGATAGTCCTGCGGTTCACAAAAGCTGGTAACTCCTGGGCCTGCCTAATGCCTGCCATCCCGCCAGTTTCAACTCAACAAATTTCTACACCGTGATCTTCACTTATATAAAATATAAGTGTGGGAAAGGTGAGAGAAAATTGATCATACAGGATCCTAGCGGAGGTGCGGTCTCATGACGCCTGCGCTTAATTTGTGTGTGCGATTTTCTTTGTGCTTCTGGGAGAAGAGTACAAAAAATTATTAACTAAAGTAAAATACATTGCTTTGTAGGTACGAACGCGCTAGCGTCATAAACGCTACAGCGCTAATAACGGCGAACCATATGGGCTACTTCGTCTTCCGCCTTTGTCCGCTCGAAGAGGAAGGCCAGCTGGAAACGGAGGAATGCTTCTCTAAGTGGCCGCTGTCtctcacagatggcagcaccgagtACGTGCTGCCGTCCAACGACACGGGCTACTACTCCGTGGAGCTGCAGCTGCCAGAGGACCTCGAGTGCAAACAGTGCGTCCTCCAGTGGACCTATGTCGCAGGTTTGTGCCACTTCCCACTCTCAGAGGCAATGTGAATGTTTAGATCGCTTGGCGTTGATGTAGTGCAATATCTAAATATTTCACATGCTTCGATATTCACAACCAGACGAAcgtcattaaaaaaacaaaaacggaGATGCGAGAATACAGAAGTCATACGGACGTGCAAGGGATTACCAGGGAACTCACACGGAGCAGTATTCAGTGTGCACAAACGTagttggggggaagggggggtggagGAGAAGATCAAAACTCATACTCAGAAGATAAATCTCGGATTACTTTCTCCCTCAAGTTTCAGTGACAAGGGTTACCACTATATTCCTGCGATCTGTTGGAGAAGCATTAAATGTGTGACAGTATAGTGTGATGAATGTAATAAACTGTTAATGCGGTCTAACGATGTGTTTGCGTTGTAATAAATCAATGCAGAGTAATAGAGAGGAAAAGGGAGGATGAAATCCGATTCTGACACATTACCTATTCCTTTCAGAAATTTCCAAGGAAGCTGCGAAAATTAATGTAGCTGTCAGAAGGACGGGGTTTCTATAATAGTGTTCTATGTCTAGGCTCTCTAAAACAGAATAGGAATCAATTATACTTGTTCCCCGATATCTGAGGTTATGCGTTAGAGGAAGTTAGGAGAATAGTCTTATCCACTTTATTGAAATCAAACAGTTTGTGTCACGAGCGAGTTTGGAAACACTTAAATCAGAGACTATGGCAAACTAATCTATGTATTGATACCACGGTGGCTTTTAAAACCTGTAAGATATTGCAAATTGAATCAACATTATCGTGCCCTTTATTATAATGAAGGATACTCGCAGCTACTCTTTCACTAAACTTTTGTCTCGTGTATTGCCATAGTCTACCTTCAGTGTGTTGTCTTCGTGGAGCCTAAGAAATTGAACTTTCACTCGAATTTCACTATCAGAAAATATTCTTTCATTCATCGAAAATGGTCAGAGAACCCAGACATTTATTCGTAAATGTAGATGCATTACTGGTGATAAGTACTGAGTGCTTCAACTGGACGCACAAAAAAACAGAATGGTAAAAACGGAGAGTAGCTTTTATTAAAGTAAACACATCTCTCAAAACGATGTTGTTGATGTATCAAAAACTAAAAATGTTGAGTAAGTATGTTTTTTTTGAGTTACAGCAGACAGAGGTGGACTTTTGCTGTGGAAACCGATCAAGAGCAGGCGAGTTGCTTAAGCAGCAGTGGACGGATATGTGATGGGAGAAACTGGGAGACATAGGcgaaaaaaagaaatgaattagAGAACACATTTTGATGTAAAAACGCCAAAAAGCTGTTGAAATTTGTCTTGTTCTTCAACTGGTTCCGACAGTAATGTTTCCGACTGGCAgaccaaattttcaaaaaaaaaaaaaaatgatgtattcAAGTCATTTGTAAAAGCTGTGGAGCACAACTGAAATAGTACTTGATTGGAGAACAGAATGAAGTCGAAGACTTAATTATGGACGAAATAAAAACTAAATTGAGGTGGGCGGGATATGTAAACAAGCGAGTACATAGTAGATGGATGAAGGAAGTTATTTACTGAACTGCAAGAGATATGAAAAGACCGAGGCGCCGACCAGGCGGAAGATCAAACTAGGAAACGCACAGGACTACGGAGGACTCTTATTGCTTAAAACAGCAGCATATGGAATGTTTCGGAAGAGGCCTTTGAACAGCAGTGTGTGTCAAATAGCAGATGATAATGATGGAATAAACGTTAGAAGTTAACGGAATAGTGATAACAGAGATTATTTTTATGAATATTATAGAGTCGTGACGAAACCAAAATCGAACCGTTCAAGCTTAAGAAAATTTAATCCTCTCTCCTTTCTCCAGAGGTAATTATCCcctggttgggaaccactggtctagaatAACCAACAAGTTTTTATTTCGAACGATTAGTGACAGAGGTAGGCTCTTTGGAACTGTAGAAGGCTCGTAGTGATGAGCACACGACCCGCCGCTGTTGCAGTAACCGCGAGGCTGGCATCATTCTGAATCATCGTACACATGCATGCTGCGGCTTGCTTGGAAGTCGCCACTTGGCAATGTTTTACGAATAACGTGAGATGATGCACTGTTGGCATTTGTGAagcgaaagggaggggggggggggggagtggtggaCGGTGCTCCAGATGGCAGTTCTTCTCTGAGAGCCATTGGTGGCGTAAGTGCATGCTGGCGTCTGCGTGTATCTGAGAGCGAGCGCATTTAGTATCTCCTATCTCGAGCTGAGTCGAAAAGGCTTGAAATGATACCCTAGCAGTGAGGTCCATCACTTGTGTTACAGGTGCATTGCTAcaagtagccggccagagtggcccagcggttctaggcgctacagtctggaaccgtgcgaccgctacggtcgcaggtttgaatcctgcctcgggcatggatgtgtgtgatgtccataggttagttaggtttaagtagttctaagttctaggggactgatgacctcagtagttaagtcccatagtgctcagagccatttgaaccgttttgctaCAAGCAAGAATACGTCGCTACTATTGCTAACTTATGCCAGACCAGAACTCTAACAAAAATTTcatgattttcacatctttattgTGTAACCCACACCGATCCATTAATTTCGCTGAATTTAAATTATTTCTCGTTACAATTAGGCACTCTTGAGTGATCCCAAACGAAGGATTATCTAGATAGTAACTTGTATCAGGTAGATCAGTATGACTCGCCCGTTATGAGTTACTGCGACGTCCGCTTATCCGGTACCAGAAGTGTTACTCCAAAGTGGAGTCTCGTATTTAACATGTGAAAGGCGAGAGGCAGACGTTGCTGTCAGTTAGCTGATTAAGTAGCTCATATACTCAATTTCTGTTTGCTATCTTCACAAAATTCCTTGAACGATAATATGGAGACCACCGATACATCCAAGTATTTAAGTAAGTTTTAATAACAAGCTCTATTTATTAGCACTGAGTACAAGTGTTAGTTTGAAGAAGCCTCCTGAATACTATCGAGAAGGTCCAGCAACTACAGCAAGTCCATTAACAGGCAGCTTACTACCACCAAAGGCCTGTGAATTTTTTGTCTTGAGCCACTTTGTAGAGATCACAGTAATTTGCTCCACGTGCCTTTAATGAAGCATAATTGCTGTTCCTCAAAAGTGAAACAGTATGAGTGAATCACGATATTCACACCAAAACAGACGGTGATAAGTTACCAGACAATACTTTGCTGTACTGACGCCACATTTGGTTTAGCAGCAGGAGTGTGATCCACCAAGGGATGTGTACAGTacatgtaagtacactcctggaaatggaaaaaagaacacattgacaccggtgtgtcagacccaccatacttgctccggacactgcgagagggctgtacaagcaatgatcacacgcacggcacagcggacacaccaggaaccgcggtgttggccgt
This region includes:
- the LOC126184141 gene encoding uncharacterized protein LOC126184141; the encoded protein is MLCGIAVMVAGMAAAACGHGMLWEPPNRGSLWRFGYETPVNYDDNAQFCGGFQAQWQKNGGRCGECGDDYSLERPRPQENGGEFGLAVIAATYERASVINATALITANHMGYFVFRLCPLEEEGQLETEECFSKWPLSLTDGSTEYVLPSNDTGYYSVELQLPEDLECKQCVLQWTYVAGNNWGVCDDGTQGLGCGPQETFRTCTDIAIA